Part of the Bacillus cabrialesii genome is shown below.
CCTGATGAACGAGAAATAAAAGAGGTGAGAAAGATGACTGTACGATATCAAATCGAACAGCTCGGTGATTCTGCAATGATGATCCGATTCGGAGAAGAAATAAACGAGCAGGTCAACGGCCTTGTGCATGCCGCGGCCGCATATATAGAAGAACAGCCATTTCCGGGATTCATTGAATGTATCCCGGCTTTTACAAGTCTAACGGTATTTTACGACATGTATGAAGTGTACAAGCATTTGCCTCGAGGGATAAGCTCGCCTTTTGAGAAGGTCAAGGGCGATGTTGAAGAGAGGCTGAAGGAGATAGCCGCAGATTATGAAAACAGCCGCCGTATTGTAGAAATTCCCGTCTGCTATGGCGGTGAATTCGGGCCTGATTTAGAAGAGGTGGCGAAGATCAATCAGCTGTCACCGGAGGAAGTCATCGACATTCATACAAGCGGCGAATATGTGGTGTATATGCTTGGCTTTGCTCCCGGGTTTCCTTTTTTAGGCGGGATGTCCAAACGCATTGCCGCTCCAAGAAAATCATCGCCAAGACCGTCGATTCCG
Proteins encoded:
- the pxpB gene encoding 5-oxoprolinase subunit PxpB, encoding MTVRYQIEQLGDSAMMIRFGEEINEQVNGLVHAAAAYIEEQPFPGFIECIPAFTSLTVFYDMYEVYKHLPRGISSPFEKVKGDVEERLKEIAADYENSRRIVEIPVCYGGEFGPDLEEVAKINQLSPEEVIDIHTSGEYVVYMLGFAPGFPFLGGMSKRIAAPRKSSPRPSIPAGSVGIAGLQTGVYPISTPGGWQLIGKTPLALFRPQEDPPTLLRAGDTVKFVRISEEDYHAYKEESN